A window of the Gemmatimonadales bacterium genome harbors these coding sequences:
- the pyrH gene encoding UMP kinase — protein MSLVYRRALLKLSGEALAGERDFGFDLAVIDRLAEEIKAVRAEGVDIGLVIGGGNIIRGTEASREGMDRVSADYMGMLATVINALAVQDVLERKGVDTRVLTAIRMEALAEPYIRRRAIRHLEKGRVVIFAGGTGNPYFSTDTAAVLRALEIEAQALLKGTNVDGVYTADPRQDRTAKFIPEVSFLDAMVKGLGVMDANAFGLCKDNGLPIHVFNINQPGAVLRILHGDRIGTIVR, from the coding sequence GTGAGCCTCGTCTACCGCCGGGCGCTGCTCAAGCTCTCCGGCGAGGCGCTGGCCGGGGAGCGCGACTTCGGCTTCGACCTGGCGGTGATCGACCGGCTGGCCGAGGAGATCAAGGCCGTGCGCGCCGAGGGGGTCGACATCGGCCTGGTGATCGGGGGCGGCAACATCATCCGCGGCACCGAGGCCAGCCGCGAGGGGATGGACCGCGTCTCGGCCGACTACATGGGGATGCTGGCCACGGTCATCAACGCCCTGGCCGTCCAGGACGTCCTGGAGCGCAAGGGCGTCGACACCCGGGTCCTCACCGCGATCCGGATGGAGGCGCTGGCCGAGCCCTACATCCGCCGGCGCGCCATCCGCCACCTCGAGAAGGGACGGGTGGTCATCTTCGCGGGCGGGACCGGAAACCCCTATTTTTCGACCGATACCGCCGCGGTGCTCCGCGCGCTGGAGATCGAGGCGCAGGCGCTGCTCAAGGGCACCAACGTGGACGGGGTCTACACGGCCGATCCGCGCCAGGACCGGACCGCCAAGTTCATCCCCGAGGTGAGCTTCCTCGACGCCATGGTCAAGGGCCTGGGCGTCATGGACGCCAACGCCTTCGGGCTGTGCAAGGACAACGGCTTGCCGATTCACGTGTTCAACATCAACCAGCCCGGCGCGGTGCTGCGCATCCTCCACGGCGACCGCATCGGCACCATCGTGCGATGA
- the aroA gene encoding 3-phosphoshikimate 1-carboxyvinyltransferase, producing the protein MIARGEVTVPGDKSITHRALLLAALSGGRCTLRSALAAGDTRATAAALRRLGVQVGRLGGRGAVTVVGGGLRPCRPPAGVLDCHNSGTTARLLLGLLAGHGFEARLTGDRSLRRRPMARVTEPLRAMGAAITAAAGERLPLAIRGGPLAPLAWRSPVASAQVKTALFFAGLVGGVAVSVTEPVISRDHTERLLRLLGVRVTVEGTTTTVEPPETLPAFDGEIPGDFSSAAYLLAAGILAESGEVVVRNVGINPTRAGFLRVLERMGAVVEVRGRWVSLGEPGATLVARPAALAPVVVEPEEIPSLVDEVPLLACLASRAERGWTSVFRGVGELRVKESDRLALVASNLAALGVAARTEGDTLFVEGAAAPPRGRVATAGDHRLAMAFAVLGTVPGAAVELDDHRSVAISYPDFFRDLASVLHAS; encoded by the coding sequence GTGATCGCGCGCGGCGAGGTGACGGTGCCGGGCGACAAGTCCATCACGCACCGGGCGCTGCTCCTGGCCGCGCTGTCGGGAGGGCGGTGCACCCTGCGCTCCGCGCTCGCCGCGGGCGACACGCGCGCGACCGCGGCGGCGCTGCGCCGCCTGGGCGTGCAGGTCGGCCGGCTGGGCGGGCGCGGCGCGGTCACGGTCGTAGGCGGCGGCCTGCGGCCGTGCCGCCCTCCGGCCGGCGTGCTCGACTGCCACAACTCGGGCACGACGGCGCGGCTGCTGCTGGGGCTCCTGGCCGGGCACGGCTTCGAGGCGCGGCTCACCGGCGACCGCAGCCTGCGGCGCCGGCCGATGGCGCGGGTGACGGAGCCGCTGCGCGCGATGGGGGCCGCCATCACGGCCGCGGCGGGCGAGCGGCTGCCGCTCGCGATCCGCGGCGGCCCGCTGGCGCCCCTCGCCTGGCGGAGCCCGGTGGCGAGCGCCCAGGTCAAGACCGCGCTGTTCTTCGCCGGCCTGGTGGGCGGCGTCGCCGTCTCGGTCACCGAGCCCGTGATTTCGCGGGACCACACGGAGCGCCTGCTCCGGCTGCTCGGCGTCCGCGTGACGGTGGAGGGCACGACGACCACCGTCGAGCCGCCCGAGACGCTGCCGGCGTTCGACGGCGAGATCCCCGGAGATTTCTCGTCGGCCGCCTACCTGCTGGCGGCCGGGATCCTCGCCGAGTCGGGCGAGGTGGTGGTGCGGAACGTCGGCATCAACCCGACCCGCGCCGGGTTCCTGCGGGTGCTCGAGCGCATGGGGGCCGTGGTCGAGGTCCGCGGCCGGTGGGTCAGCCTGGGCGAGCCGGGCGCCACGCTGGTCGCGCGACCCGCGGCGCTCGCCCCGGTCGTGGTCGAGCCGGAGGAGATCCCGAGCCTGGTGGACGAGGTGCCGCTGCTGGCGTGTCTGGCGTCGCGAGCGGAGCGCGGGTGGACGTCGGTGTTCCGCGGCGTCGGCGAGCTGCGCGTGAAGGAGAGCGACCGGCTCGCGCTGGTGGCGTCGAACCTGGCGGCGCTCGGCGTCGCCGCGCGCACCGAGGGCGACACGCTGTTCGTCGAGGGGGCCGCCGCGCCGCCCCGGGGGCGGGTGGCCACGGCCGGCGACCACCGCCTCGCGATGGCGTTCGCGGTGCTGGGCACGGTGCCGGGGGCCGCGGTGGAGCTTGACGACCACCGGTCGGTCGCCATCTCGTATCCCGACTTCTTCAGGGACCTGGCGAGTGTCCTCCACGCCTCGTAG
- the rpsI gene encoding 30S ribosomal protein S9, with protein sequence MRFHAVGRRKTSIARVYLKPGSGKWEVNGRTLGDYFPRSSLVSLIQQPFTVTDTLGAFDVKANVNGGGVTGQAGALRLGIARALVTVDEQHRRKLREQGLLTRDSRAVERKKPGQPGARKRFQFSKR encoded by the coding sequence ATGCGCTTTCACGCCGTGGGCCGGCGCAAGACTTCCATCGCCCGGGTGTATCTCAAGCCGGGCTCGGGCAAGTGGGAAGTGAACGGGCGGACGCTGGGCGACTACTTCCCGCGCAGCTCGCTGGTGTCGCTGATCCAGCAGCCGTTCACGGTGACGGACACGCTCGGCGCCTTCGACGTCAAGGCGAACGTGAACGGCGGCGGCGTGACCGGGCAGGCCGGCGCGCTCCGCCTGGGCATCGCGCGCGCCCTGGTGACGGTGGACGAGCAGCACCGGCGCAAGCTGCGGGAGCAGGGGTTGCTGACCCGCGACTCGCGGGCGGTCGAGCGCAAGAAGCCGGGCCAGCCCGGCGCGCGCAAGCGCTTCCAGTTCAGCAAGCGGTAG
- the tsf gene encoding translation elongation factor Ts: protein MASISAKDVAELRRQTGAGMMDCKKALAESGGDFARATEWLRAHGVARADQRAGRAAKQGLVESYVHHSGKIGVLVEINCETDFVARTDDFKQLARDVAMHIAAAAPLAVSADQLPAEVVERERRIYTEQVAQEGKPEAIRAKIVEGKLKKFYSEAVLLDQPFVKDDKRTVGEVVKELSGKTGENVMVRRFARYQLGEDV from the coding sequence ATGGCGAGCATCAGTGCGAAGGACGTGGCGGAGCTGCGCCGGCAGACCGGCGCCGGCATGATGGACTGCAAGAAGGCGCTCGCGGAGTCGGGCGGCGACTTCGCCAGGGCCACGGAGTGGCTGCGGGCTCACGGCGTGGCGCGGGCCGACCAGCGGGCCGGCCGCGCCGCGAAGCAGGGCCTGGTGGAATCCTACGTGCACCACAGCGGGAAGATCGGCGTCCTGGTCGAGATCAACTGCGAGACGGACTTCGTGGCCCGCACCGACGACTTCAAGCAGCTGGCCCGGGACGTGGCGATGCACATCGCGGCCGCGGCCCCGCTGGCGGTGAGCGCGGACCAGCTCCCGGCGGAGGTGGTTGAGCGGGAGCGGCGCATCTACACGGAGCAGGTGGCGCAGGAGGGCAAGCCGGAGGCGATCCGGGCCAAGATCGTCGAGGGCAAGCTCAAGAAGTTCTACTCCGAGGCCGTCCTGCTCGACCAGCCGTTCGTGAAGGACGACAAGCGCACGGTGGGCGAGGTGGTCAAGGAGCTGTCGGGCAAGACCGGCGAGAACGTGATGGTGCGGCGCTTCGCCCGCTACCAGCTCGGAGAGGACGTGTGA
- the cmk gene encoding (d)CMP kinase, which translates to MIAIDGPAASGKSTTARAVADALGYAHIDSGALYRAVTLLALERPEAPERWRPEELVERARARGLGLAPSSSPGTVAVTLDGAAVGEALRSEAVTREVSRVAAMGPVRQLVNRLLRAAAAGGGVVLDGRDIGTAVFPDAEVKVFLVADPAERARRRLAERGLTTDAASVRAEAQDLVRRDQRDSTRDVAPLARAADAELLDTTVLGFEEQVQAIVDLVRRGPGGGGGRPAHSPGPSVA; encoded by the coding sequence GTGATCGCGATCGACGGCCCCGCCGCCAGCGGCAAGAGCACGACCGCGCGGGCGGTGGCCGACGCGCTCGGCTACGCGCACATCGACAGCGGCGCGTTGTACCGCGCGGTGACGCTGCTCGCGCTCGAGCGGCCCGAAGCGCCGGAGCGCTGGCGTCCGGAGGAGCTGGTGGAGCGGGCCCGCGCCCGCGGGCTCGGGCTGGCTCCGTCGTCGTCGCCAGGCACGGTGGCGGTCACCCTGGACGGCGCGGCGGTCGGCGAGGCGCTGCGCAGCGAGGCGGTGACGCGCGAGGTGTCGCGGGTGGCGGCGATGGGGCCGGTGCGCCAGCTCGTCAACCGGCTGCTTCGCGCGGCCGCGGCCGGCGGCGGCGTGGTGCTCGACGGTCGGGACATCGGCACCGCCGTCTTCCCCGATGCGGAGGTGAAGGTGTTCCTGGTGGCGGACCCCGCCGAGCGCGCGCGCCGGCGGCTCGCCGAGCGGGGGCTCACCACGGATGCGGCGAGCGTGCGCGCCGAGGCGCAGGATCTCGTGCGCCGCGACCAGCGGGACTCCACGCGGGACGTGGCGCCGCTGGCCCGGGCCGCCGACGCGGAGCTCCTCGACACCACCGTGCTCGGCTTCGAAGAGCAGGTCCAGGCCATCGTGGACCTGGTGCGGCGCGGGCCGGGCGGCGGCGGTGGTCGCCCGGCCCACTCGCCTGGGCCCTCCGTCGCTTGA
- a CDS encoding 30S ribosomal protein S1: MTENEDAQEAEASATPAVPPPTTKLNVRADLYDETYSPEQYAQMMAMYEGTLQHIEEGEIVKSKVLRVTDNAVILDVGFKSEGAVPIEEFKDARALKEGDEIEVFLENLEDNEGAVVLSKKKADFMRVWERIRVAYENDEPVEGTLVKKIKGGVVVDLMGVDAFLPGSQIALRRVPNIDELLGQTYQFKIIKLNKRRRNIVVSRRVILEAERATKREKLMKELEVSQVRKGVVKNITDFGAFIDLGGVDGLLHITDMSYGRVSHPSEMVKFGQELEVKILDIDWERERISLGLKQLQPYPWANVAGKYPVGTRVQGKVVSITNYGAFIELEPGIEGLVHISEMSWTRNVRHPSKIVSIGETIEAVVLKVDETEEKISLGMKQTEQDPWMVLPLKYPVGTRISGKVRNLTSFGAFVEIEPGIDGLIHISDMSWTKRVQHPSEVVKKGDTVDVVILNIDADNKRISLGLKQAEEDPWLKIGETYPVGMELKGHVVRLMDKGVVVDLGHDIEGFVPMSQLGVADIQTPGDAVKEGQVVVLKVLEVDPIHHRIVLAAIEFPDEPLREIPKPPIDTEGAGGEAGAEAAAPEAQAPDAGGQPAA, encoded by the coding sequence GTGACCGAAAACGAGGACGCCCAGGAAGCCGAGGCGTCCGCCACCCCCGCCGTTCCGCCCCCGACCACCAAGCTCAACGTCCGGGCCGACCTGTACGACGAGACCTACTCGCCGGAGCAGTACGCCCAGATGATGGCGATGTACGAGGGCACCCTCCAGCACATCGAGGAGGGCGAGATCGTCAAGTCGAAGGTGCTCCGCGTGACGGACAACGCGGTGATCCTCGACGTCGGCTTCAAGTCCGAGGGCGCGGTCCCGATCGAGGAGTTCAAGGACGCGCGGGCGCTCAAGGAGGGCGACGAGATCGAGGTGTTCCTCGAGAACCTCGAGGACAACGAGGGCGCCGTCGTCCTGTCGAAGAAGAAGGCCGACTTCATGCGGGTGTGGGAGCGCATCCGCGTGGCGTACGAGAACGACGAGCCGGTCGAGGGCACGCTGGTCAAGAAGATCAAGGGCGGCGTGGTCGTGGACCTGATGGGCGTGGACGCCTTCCTGCCCGGCTCGCAGATCGCGCTGCGGCGGGTGCCCAACATCGACGAGCTGCTGGGCCAGACCTACCAGTTCAAGATCATCAAGCTCAACAAGCGCCGTCGCAACATCGTCGTGTCGCGGCGCGTGATTCTCGAGGCCGAGCGCGCGACCAAGCGCGAGAAGCTGATGAAGGAGCTCGAGGTCAGCCAGGTGCGGAAGGGCGTGGTCAAGAACATCACGGACTTCGGCGCCTTCATCGACCTCGGCGGCGTGGACGGCCTGCTGCACATCACCGACATGTCCTACGGCCGGGTCTCGCATCCCAGCGAGATGGTCAAGTTCGGCCAGGAGCTCGAGGTCAAGATCCTCGACATCGACTGGGAGCGCGAGCGCATCTCGCTCGGCCTCAAGCAGCTGCAGCCCTACCCGTGGGCGAACGTGGCCGGCAAGTACCCGGTCGGCACGCGGGTGCAGGGGAAGGTGGTCTCGATCACCAACTACGGCGCGTTCATCGAGCTGGAGCCGGGGATCGAGGGGCTGGTCCACATCTCGGAGATGTCGTGGACCCGCAACGTGCGCCACCCGTCCAAGATCGTCTCCATCGGCGAGACCATCGAGGCCGTCGTCCTCAAGGTGGACGAGACCGAGGAGAAGATCTCGCTCGGCATGAAGCAGACCGAGCAGGATCCCTGGATGGTGCTGCCGCTCAAGTACCCGGTGGGCACCCGGATCAGCGGCAAGGTCCGCAACCTCACCAGCTTCGGCGCGTTCGTCGAGATCGAGCCGGGCATCGACGGGCTGATCCACATCTCCGACATGTCGTGGACCAAGCGCGTGCAGCACCCGTCCGAGGTGGTGAAGAAGGGCGACACCGTGGACGTGGTGATCCTCAACATCGACGCCGACAACAAGCGGATCTCCCTCGGCCTCAAGCAGGCGGAGGAGGATCCGTGGCTGAAGATCGGCGAGACCTACCCGGTGGGCATGGAGCTCAAGGGCCACGTGGTGCGCCTGATGGACAAGGGCGTCGTCGTGGACCTCGGCCACGACATCGAGGGCTTCGTGCCGATGAGCCAGCTCGGCGTCGCGGACATCCAGACGCCGGGCGACGCCGTGAAGGAAGGGCAGGTGGTGGTGCTGAAGGTGCTCGAGGTGGACCCGATTCACCACCGGATCGTGCTGGCCGCGATCGAGTTCCCCGACGAGCCGCTGCGGGAGATCCCCAAGCCGCCGATCGACACCGAAGGCGCGGGCGGCGAGGCGGGTGCCGAGGCCGCGGCGCCCGAGGCCCAGGCGCCCGACGCGGGTGGGCAGCCGGCCGCGTAG
- the uppS gene encoding polyprenyl diphosphate synthase has protein sequence MSEAAPLLDRIRAGGEVPRHVAVIMDGNGRWAQERHLPRPVGHREGMKAVREAVEGCIAAGVEVLTLFAFSEENWNRPPMEIGALMALLEEYIARETAELRSNGVEAHVLGDLGRLAPKAREAVDRLVAQTRGGTRLALNLAISYSSRAEIARAARRLAEDVLQGRLALEDVDEDAVSLRLYTAGIPDPDLLVRTSGERRISNFLLWQLAYTELHITPVLWPDFTRQHLFEAILDYQGRERRFGRVTA, from the coding sequence GTGAGCGAGGCCGCTCCGCTGCTCGATCGCATCCGCGCCGGCGGCGAGGTCCCGCGGCACGTGGCCGTGATCATGGACGGCAACGGCCGCTGGGCCCAGGAGCGCCACCTGCCCCGGCCGGTGGGCCACCGCGAGGGGATGAAGGCGGTGCGCGAGGCGGTGGAGGGCTGCATCGCCGCGGGCGTGGAGGTGCTCACGCTGTTCGCGTTCTCGGAGGAGAACTGGAACCGCCCGCCGATGGAGATCGGCGCGCTGATGGCCCTGCTCGAGGAGTACATCGCCCGCGAAACCGCCGAGCTGAGGTCCAACGGCGTCGAGGCGCACGTCCTGGGCGATCTCGGCCGGCTGGCGCCCAAGGCGCGGGAGGCCGTCGACCGGCTGGTGGCGCAGACCCGCGGCGGCACCCGGCTCGCCCTCAACCTCGCCATCTCGTACTCGAGCCGCGCGGAGATCGCGCGGGCCGCGCGCCGTCTCGCCGAGGACGTGCTCCAGGGACGGCTGGCCCTCGAAGACGTGGACGAGGACGCCGTGAGCCTGCGGCTGTACACCGCCGGCATCCCCGACCCGGACCTGCTGGTGCGGACCTCGGGCGAGCGGCGGATCTCCAACTTCCTCCTCTGGCAGCTCGCCTACACCGAGCTGCACATCACGCCGGTGCTGTGGCCGGACTTCACCCGCCAGCACCTCTTCGAGGCGATTCTCGACTACCAGGGGCGCGAGCGCCGGTTCGGTCGCGTCACGGCCTGA
- the frr gene encoding ribosome recycling factor, which translates to MTTLNLQDIVKQARAAMDKAMESTRREFASIRSGKATTSLLDLVRVTAYGNEMPLNQVASVAAPEARLLTVTPWDKSLTGAIDKALRESDLGLNPVTQSGIIRVPLPPLTEERRRELVKVVHKLAEEGKVAVRHARHTSKEQLKKIEHVSEDDLRKADHDLQKVTDDHVKHVDEMVKAKEAEIMEV; encoded by the coding sequence ATGACCACGTTGAACCTGCAGGACATCGTGAAGCAGGCGCGCGCCGCGATGGACAAGGCGATGGAAAGCACGCGGCGCGAGTTCGCCTCCATCCGCAGCGGCAAGGCCACCACCTCGCTCCTCGACCTGGTGCGGGTCACGGCCTACGGCAACGAGATGCCCCTGAACCAGGTGGCGTCGGTGGCCGCGCCGGAGGCGCGCCTGCTGACGGTGACGCCGTGGGACAAGTCGCTGACGGGGGCGATCGACAAGGCCCTGCGCGAGAGCGACCTGGGCCTCAACCCGGTGACCCAGAGCGGCATCATCCGCGTCCCGCTGCCGCCGCTCACCGAGGAGCGCCGCCGCGAGCTGGTGAAGGTGGTGCACAAGCTGGCGGAGGAGGGCAAGGTCGCCGTGCGCCACGCGCGCCACACCTCCAAGGAGCAGCTCAAGAAGATCGAGCACGTCTCCGAGGACGACCTGCGCAAGGCGGACCACGACCTCCAGAAGGTCACCGACGACCACGTCAAGCACGTCGACGAGATGGTGAAGGCCAAGGAAGCGGAGATCATGGAGGTGTGA
- a CDS encoding 2-oxoacid:ferredoxin oxidoreductase subunit beta — MAHHAVTQLTQKDYKAALQPVWCPGCGDFGVVAAIYQALAKLNLDPDHTMVVSGIGCSSRLPGYVNTYSFNAIHGRAIPIATGIKVANPELTVIAVGGDGDGFAIGTQHFVHAARRNVDITYVCMDNSIYGLTKGHVSPTTPTDEVTKTSPYGNIEEPMNPVLMALACGATFIARSFSAEVKTSVELIVQAIEHPGFSFVHLVSPCPVFRGRQQFDWVKERVRRTPEGFDFTKREQARAIAFEDPDESITLGLIWRDQRPSLIARQQAVRDKASAKGTPTYEDILHSFIPDFGAVGAAR; from the coding sequence ATGGCGCATCACGCGGTAACCCAGCTCACCCAGAAGGACTACAAGGCCGCCCTGCAGCCGGTGTGGTGTCCGGGCTGCGGCGACTTCGGCGTCGTCGCGGCCATCTACCAGGCGCTGGCGAAGCTGAACCTCGATCCCGACCACACGATGGTGGTGAGCGGGATCGGCTGCTCGTCCCGGCTGCCCGGGTACGTGAACACCTATTCGTTCAACGCGATTCACGGCCGCGCCATCCCGATCGCGACCGGGATCAAGGTGGCCAACCCCGAGCTGACGGTGATCGCGGTCGGCGGCGACGGCGACGGATTCGCGATCGGGACCCAGCACTTCGTGCATGCGGCCCGGCGCAACGTGGACATCACCTACGTCTGCATGGACAACTCGATCTACGGGCTCACCAAGGGCCACGTCTCCCCGACGACGCCCACCGACGAGGTGACCAAGACGAGCCCGTACGGGAACATCGAGGAACCGATGAACCCGGTGCTGATGGCGCTGGCGTGCGGCGCGACGTTCATCGCCCGCAGCTTCTCCGCCGAGGTGAAGACGTCGGTCGAGCTGATCGTCCAGGCGATCGAGCACCCCGGGTTCTCCTTCGTCCACCTGGTGTCGCCCTGCCCGGTGTTCCGCGGGCGGCAGCAGTTCGACTGGGTGAAGGAGCGGGTGCGCCGCACTCCCGAGGGCTTCGACTTCACCAAGCGCGAGCAGGCACGGGCCATCGCGTTCGAGGACCCGGACGAGAGCATCACGCTGGGGCTGATCTGGCGCGACCAGCGGCCCAGCCTCATCGCGCGGCAGCAGGCCGTGCGCGACAAGGCCTCGGCGAAGGGCACGCCGACCTACGAGGACATCCTCCATTCCTTCATTCCCGACTTCGGCGCGGTCGGCGCCGCGCGCTAG
- the rplM gene encoding 50S ribosomal protein L13, whose amino-acid sequence MKTHSVTPSEIEHHWFVVDATNVPLGRLASKVAQVIRGKHKPIFSPHLDTGDSVIVVNAAKVRLTGRKLQQKRYFRHSGYMGHERFTSLATVMATRPERVVERAVFGMLPKTSLSRQVLRLKLRVYAGAEHPHVAQQPTPLVLGGSASVRKA is encoded by the coding sequence ATGAAGACGCATTCGGTCACGCCGTCAGAGATCGAGCACCACTGGTTCGTCGTGGACGCCACCAACGTGCCGTTGGGGCGGCTGGCGTCGAAGGTGGCGCAGGTGATCCGGGGCAAGCACAAGCCGATCTTCTCGCCGCACCTCGACACGGGCGACTCCGTGATCGTGGTGAACGCGGCGAAGGTGCGGCTCACGGGCCGCAAGCTGCAGCAGAAGCGCTACTTCCGGCATTCCGGCTACATGGGGCACGAGCGGTTCACGTCGCTCGCCACGGTGATGGCGACGCGGCCCGAGCGCGTGGTCGAGCGTGCGGTGTTCGGCATGCTGCCCAAGACGTCGCTGTCGCGGCAGGTGCTGCGACTCAAGCTGCGGGTGTACGCGGGCGCGGAGCATCCGCACGTCGCCCAGCAACCCACGCCGCTGGTGCTGGGCGGCTCTGCGTCTGTGAGGAAGGCATGA
- a CDS encoding methyltransferase, translating to MADGDETVLIESLAAGGDGVGRLADGMTVFVPRTAPGDRVRVADVRRRRRHARAIPAGVAAPGPGRVEPPCPHFRRDGCGGCQWQHLSTVAQLAAKARIVGDALRRIGHLDVPDPDVFPSPRALAYRATVTLTVRWTAAGPVAGFHDYRDPGRVIPLERCAIARDEVAALWDALRPAAAALPRGSDVRLKLRVAPDGGLHAVVGGGDGAWATPGPLVRAAADRGLVVTVWWEPAGGAMRWMAGPRCDAGAVAFEQVNPEVAAALRAAVLAAAPADAAGRALDLYAGAGEIGLALAGRGWEVATVEANEAAVARAAERARREGLAVRTVAGRVEERLSGLLPARLVVANPPRAGLDERVAAALAGRPPERLVYVSCDPATLARDLERLAAVPARLRVRCFDMFPQTSHVETVATLAGA from the coding sequence GTGGCGGACGGCGATGAGACGGTCCTGATCGAATCGCTGGCGGCGGGCGGAGACGGCGTGGGCCGGCTCGCCGACGGGATGACCGTGTTCGTCCCGCGCACCGCCCCGGGCGACCGGGTGCGGGTCGCCGACGTGCGCCGCCGCCGCCGCCACGCCCGGGCCATCCCGGCCGGGGTCGCCGCGCCGGGGCCCGGCCGCGTGGAGCCGCCGTGCCCGCACTTCCGGCGCGACGGGTGCGGCGGCTGCCAGTGGCAGCACCTGAGCACGGTCGCGCAGCTGGCGGCGAAGGCCCGCATCGTGGGCGACGCGCTGCGGCGGATCGGCCATCTCGACGTGCCGGACCCGGACGTGTTCCCGAGTCCGCGCGCCCTGGCGTACCGGGCCACGGTCACCCTCACGGTCCGGTGGACGGCCGCCGGACCCGTGGCGGGCTTCCACGACTACCGCGATCCCGGCCGGGTGATTCCGCTCGAGCGATGCGCGATCGCGCGCGACGAGGTCGCGGCGCTGTGGGACGCGCTGCGGCCCGCGGCGGCGGCGCTGCCGCGGGGAAGCGACGTGCGGCTCAAGCTGCGGGTGGCGCCGGACGGCGGGCTCCACGCGGTGGTGGGCGGCGGCGACGGCGCGTGGGCCACGCCCGGGCCACTCGTTCGGGCAGCGGCCGATCGGGGCCTGGTCGTGACCGTGTGGTGGGAGCCCGCGGGCGGCGCGATGCGGTGGATGGCCGGCCCGCGCTGCGATGCCGGCGCAGTGGCCTTCGAGCAGGTGAATCCCGAGGTCGCGGCGGCCCTGCGGGCGGCGGTGCTCGCAGCGGCGCCGGCCGACGCGGCGGGCCGGGCGCTCGACCTTTACGCCGGCGCGGGCGAGATCGGCCTCGCCCTCGCCGGCCGCGGCTGGGAGGTGGCGACGGTGGAAGCCAACGAGGCCGCGGTCGCGCGAGCCGCCGAGCGGGCGAGGCGCGAGGGCCTCGCCGTGCGCACCGTGGCGGGGCGGGTCGAGGAGCGGCTCTCCGGCCTGTTGCCGGCCCGGCTGGTCGTCGCCAATCCGCCGCGCGCGGGCCTCGACGAGCGGGTCGCGGCGGCGCTCGCCGGCCGGCCGCCCGAGCGGCTCGTCTACGTGTCCTGTGACCCGGCCACGCTGGCCCGCGACCTCGAGCGGCTGGCCGCGGTCCCCGCGCGGCTCCGCGTCCGCTGCTTCGACATGTTTCCGCAGACCAGCCACGTGGAGACCGTGGCGACGCTGGCGGGGGCGTGA
- the rpsB gene encoding 30S ribosomal protein S2: MAFPEIQELLEAGVHFGHQTRRWNPKMRRFIFAERNGIYIIDLEKTIKQLQRAQDLMREVVLRGEGVLFVCTKKQLKAIIQVDAERCGAYFVTERWLGGTLTNYATIKKQIRRLKDLEQGQEEGSFEFFTKKEQLLLERERIKLERNLSGVKNMSRLPGALFVVDAKKERIAVAEANKLGIPVVAIVDTNADPDVITVPIAGNDDAIRSVSLISSAVADAIGEARARMPAREEAEETDFAAYSTDAGATEGGETDAEKRRRRPRRKRRPKPEAIVARIKTDEVAAPAPVAPAPAVPSAAAEDATA; this comes from the coding sequence ATGGCCTTTCCTGAGATTCAAGAGCTGCTGGAAGCGGGGGTGCACTTCGGGCACCAGACCCGCCGCTGGAACCCGAAGATGCGGCGGTTCATCTTCGCGGAGCGCAACGGCATCTACATCATCGACCTCGAGAAGACGATCAAGCAGCTGCAGCGCGCCCAGGACCTGATGCGGGAGGTGGTGCTGCGCGGCGAGGGCGTGCTGTTCGTCTGCACCAAGAAGCAGCTCAAGGCGATCATCCAGGTCGACGCGGAGCGGTGCGGCGCCTACTTCGTCACCGAGCGGTGGCTGGGCGGGACGCTCACCAACTACGCGACCATCAAGAAGCAGATCCGCCGCCTGAAGGACCTCGAGCAGGGCCAGGAAGAGGGCAGCTTCGAGTTCTTCACCAAGAAGGAGCAGCTGCTGCTGGAGCGGGAGCGGATCAAGCTCGAGCGCAACCTGTCGGGCGTGAAGAACATGAGCCGCCTGCCCGGGGCGCTGTTCGTGGTGGACGCCAAGAAGGAGCGCATCGCGGTCGCGGAGGCCAACAAGCTCGGCATCCCCGTGGTCGCCATCGTGGACACCAACGCCGACCCCGACGTCATCACCGTGCCGATCGCCGGCAACGACGACGCGATCCGCTCGGTGTCGCTGATCAGCAGCGCGGTGGCGGACGCCATCGGCGAGGCCCGCGCCCGGATGCCGGCGCGCGAGGAGGCCGAGGAGACGGACTTCGCGGCCTACTCGACCGACGCGGGCGCGACCGAGGGCGGCGAGACCGACGCCGAGAAGCGGCGCCGGCGGCCGCGGCGCAAGCGGCGGCCCAAGCCCGAGGCGATCGTCGCGCGCATCAAGACCGACGAGGTGGCCGCGCCGGCCCCCGTGGCGCCGGCGCCCGCGGTGCCGTCGGCCGCGGCGGAGGACGCCACGGCGTAG